The Candidatus Nitrosymbiomonas proteolyticus genome has a segment encoding these proteins:
- a CDS encoding glycoside hydrolase family 57 — MPFGRFLLCLHSHMPYVLSHGKSPHGTDWLMESAAECYLPILDVLDRLHRQGIRPRWTINLTPILCEQLADPSFGDEFEGYCQSKIDFALEDQKRFHGEGPLWMEGLAGFWQRYYTRALVQFKHVWGRQILEGFRFFQEQGSIEIITCAATHGYLPLLGTDESCQAQVKLAVDTHKGHFGKPPRGIWLPECAYRPSYEWRSPLSREEVAWPRKGVEEYLAENGIEYFFVDSHMIRGGAPLGTYHFQFPQLAELFAQSSRFFTPPPEARSEYEHYALPNGSVCFARDPQTTIKVWSGEHGYPGDPYYLEFHKQLYPGRLRYWRISEDKRNLGAKQPYDPWQAFERLGGHAEDLVATLKSQLALYRGEAGRSGTLVAMYDTELFGHWWFEGPEFLYELALRLHNDPDVQCATGSEVLDEEPARHALTLPEGSWGEGGYHYVWLNNDNFWTWKELYPAERELRRMARDYGDGPARGIVEQAARELLLAEASDWQFLISTFSARDYAEVRFADHIERFKRLAGMAEKVHAGGALSPSEEEYFQECRQKDAAFQQLNLGHWAKLERPAGGTSEAAKR; from the coding sequence ATGCCGTTCGGGCGCTTCCTCCTTTGCCTCCACTCCCACATGCCGTACGTGCTCTCGCACGGCAAATCGCCCCACGGCACCGACTGGCTGATGGAGTCGGCGGCCGAGTGCTATCTGCCGATTCTCGACGTGCTCGACCGCCTGCATCGGCAGGGAATCCGGCCACGCTGGACGATCAACTTGACCCCAATCCTCTGCGAGCAACTCGCGGACCCAAGCTTCGGCGATGAGTTCGAGGGGTATTGCCAATCGAAGATCGACTTCGCCCTCGAAGACCAGAAGCGCTTCCACGGCGAGGGGCCGCTTTGGATGGAGGGCCTTGCCGGGTTCTGGCAACGCTACTACACCCGGGCGCTGGTCCAGTTCAAGCATGTCTGGGGGCGTCAAATCCTCGAGGGGTTTCGGTTCTTTCAGGAGCAGGGGTCCATCGAGATCATCACCTGCGCCGCCACGCACGGGTACTTGCCGCTCTTGGGCACGGACGAATCGTGCCAAGCCCAAGTGAAGCTCGCCGTCGACACCCACAAGGGGCACTTCGGCAAGCCTCCCCGCGGCATTTGGCTTCCGGAGTGCGCCTATCGGCCGTCCTACGAATGGCGGTCACCGCTCTCGCGCGAAGAGGTGGCTTGGCCTCGCAAGGGCGTCGAGGAGTACCTGGCGGAAAACGGGATCGAGTACTTCTTTGTGGATTCGCACATGATCCGGGGCGGGGCGCCGCTGGGGACCTATCACTTCCAATTCCCTCAGCTCGCCGAGTTGTTCGCTCAAAGCAGCCGGTTCTTTACGCCGCCGCCCGAAGCGCGGAGCGAATACGAGCATTACGCCCTTCCGAACGGGAGCGTTTGTTTTGCGCGCGATCCGCAGACGACCATCAAGGTGTGGTCGGGTGAGCACGGCTATCCGGGCGATCCTTACTACCTTGAGTTCCATAAGCAGCTCTATCCGGGCCGACTGAGGTACTGGCGGATCAGCGAAGACAAGCGAAACCTCGGCGCCAAGCAGCCCTACGACCCGTGGCAGGCGTTCGAGAGGTTGGGCGGCCACGCCGAAGACCTCGTGGCTACGCTCAAGTCGCAGTTGGCGCTCTACCGAGGTGAGGCGGGCCGATCGGGGACGCTCGTCGCTATGTACGACACCGAGCTCTTCGGCCATTGGTGGTTCGAAGGTCCCGAGTTCCTCTACGAGCTCGCGCTACGGCTCCACAACGACCCGGACGTTCAATGCGCCACTGGATCGGAAGTCCTCGACGAAGAGCCTGCGCGGCACGCCCTGACCTTGCCGGAGGGCTCCTGGGGAGAAGGGGGGTACCACTACGTCTGGCTCAACAACGACAACTTCTGGACGTGGAAGGAGCTCTATCCGGCCGAGCGAGAGCTTCGGAGGATGGCTCGGGACTATGGCGACGGCCCCGCGCGCGGCATCGTCGAACAGGCCGCCCGCGAACTGCTGCTTGCCGAAGCCAGCGACTGGCAGTTCCTCATCTCCACGTTTTCGGCTCGGGACTATGCCGAGGTGCGGTTCGCCGATCATATCGAGAGGTTCAAGCGACTGGCGGGCATGGCGGAGAAGGTCCACGCGGGCGGAGCGTTGAGTCCATCCGAGGAGGAGTACTTCCAAGAATGCAGGCAAAAAGATGCCGCCTTCCAGCAGCTTAATCTCGGCCACTGGGCCAAGTTAGAACGCCCCGCCGGGGGAACTTCTGAAGCCGCCAAGAGGTAA
- a CDS encoding glycosyltransferase family 9 lipopolysaccharide heptosyltransferase I, whose product MSAPRVLIARYSAIGDCVMAAPVPSRIRRSHPNSFLVWAIEDRCADVVDSERLIDVVAVDERTKWRRQGPRSWGPKLRFWLSLRKHKFDLGLDLQGYPKTALCLAFARPRRTLSVGGKDALSRMLVPSMKGYDPSLHVVERNLAALGELGDFPGDAAPILPEYRDIRDRLRQDWPAETPLASLSVGAGHSNKAYPAEKWAEVAQGLIARGFAVALLGGPEVRAPQIPGAIDYVGRLRLRESMAVVASSALHLAADTGSGHIAAGYGVPVVSLFGATPAARFRPYTDNGVVLEGEGSPATLDPSQVLQAATELWERNARAISH is encoded by the coding sequence ATGAGCGCGCCGCGAGTTCTCATTGCCCGGTATTCCGCGATCGGCGATTGCGTGATGGCCGCGCCCGTGCCGTCCCGAATTCGGCGCAGCCACCCGAATTCGTTCCTCGTGTGGGCGATCGAAGATCGGTGCGCCGACGTCGTGGACTCCGAAAGACTGATCGACGTCGTTGCCGTCGACGAGCGAACCAAGTGGAGGAGGCAGGGTCCCCGCTCTTGGGGACCGAAACTCAGGTTCTGGTTGTCGTTGCGAAAGCACAAGTTCGATCTCGGATTGGACCTGCAGGGCTACCCCAAGACCGCGCTCTGCCTCGCCTTCGCAAGACCCAGAAGAACGCTCTCCGTAGGCGGCAAAGACGCCCTATCGCGGATGCTGGTACCTTCGATGAAGGGTTACGACCCCTCCCTGCATGTCGTGGAGAGGAATCTCGCTGCCCTCGGCGAACTGGGCGACTTCCCGGGAGACGCGGCCCCGATCCTCCCCGAATACCGAGACATTCGAGATCGGCTTCGCCAGGATTGGCCCGCCGAAACTCCGTTGGCGAGTCTCAGCGTCGGCGCAGGTCACTCGAACAAGGCGTATCCGGCGGAGAAATGGGCCGAGGTGGCGCAAGGTTTGATCGCCCGTGGGTTTGCCGTAGCGTTGCTGGGCGGGCCGGAGGTGCGGGCTCCGCAGATTCCCGGCGCGATCGATTACGTCGGCCGGCTGCGTCTGCGCGAATCGATGGCCGTCGTCGCTTCGAGCGCCCTTCACCTCGCCGCCGACACCGGCTCAGGACACATCGCTGCGGGTTATGGAGTGCCAGTCGTGTCGCTGTTTGGAGCTACGCCTGCCGCGAGGTTTCGCCCCTATACGGACAACGGGGTCGTGCTTGAGGGCGAAGGCTCACCGGCGACGCTCGATCCGAGTCAGGTTCTTCAGGCAGCAACTGAGTTGTGGGAGAGGAATGCGCGCGCGATTTCTCATTAG
- a CDS encoding ADP-heptose:LPS heptosyltransferase, with protein sequence MRARFLISRLSALGDVVCSLPVAGALKRGFPDCEVVWYADPRFSALVDRCAFVDKVVLASPKVSPTTWPKPEGEFDAALDVQGLFKSAIIVGRSRAKRKVGFHWQREAAGLFSSPVTPDPTSAHVVDQYVDVARAVGGVAARAEFGLSATQEDRQHALSLLAESGIEGDYAVLNPTSAHAAKRWPPSSFAELAAKLHAEGLRCVVIGGKAPADLEAAEAAVRAGGQAIVSLAGKTNLGALVALIEGCKFHVGGDTGSTHIAAALNRPAIGLYSATDPQRTCPYGQIGNCLYEPTGMAQISVEAVRERITRALR encoded by the coding sequence ATGCGCGCGCGATTTCTCATTAGCCGGCTCTCCGCCCTCGGCGATGTGGTTTGCTCGCTTCCTGTGGCCGGGGCGCTCAAGAGGGGCTTCCCCGATTGTGAGGTCGTTTGGTACGCCGACCCGAGGTTCTCCGCCCTCGTGGACCGCTGCGCGTTCGTCGACAAGGTCGTTTTGGCGTCGCCCAAGGTCTCACCGACGACGTGGCCCAAGCCCGAAGGCGAGTTTGACGCGGCACTGGACGTCCAGGGCCTCTTCAAGAGCGCGATCATCGTCGGGCGGTCGCGTGCCAAGCGGAAGGTGGGGTTCCATTGGCAGCGCGAAGCCGCTGGCCTGTTTTCGTCGCCGGTGACTCCCGATCCCACGAGCGCGCACGTAGTCGATCAGTACGTCGACGTCGCGCGGGCGGTGGGCGGCGTTGCCGCCCGGGCTGAGTTCGGATTGTCGGCGACTCAGGAGGACCGGCAGCATGCGCTTTCGTTGCTTGCTGAGTCCGGCATCGAAGGAGACTACGCGGTTCTCAACCCCACTTCGGCACACGCCGCCAAGCGCTGGCCGCCGTCTTCCTTCGCTGAACTTGCAGCCAAGCTCCACGCGGAGGGCCTCCGCTGCGTCGTGATTGGCGGCAAGGCTCCGGCCGACCTCGAAGCTGCCGAAGCGGCCGTTCGCGCAGGCGGGCAGGCCATCGTGTCGCTTGCGGGGAAAACAAACTTGGGCGCGCTTGTCGCATTGATCGAAGGGTGCAAGTTCCATGTGGGTGGCGACACGGGTTCGACTCACATTGCCGCCGCGCTGAACCGGCCCGCCATCGGACTCTATTCCGCAACCGATCCCCAGCGAACGTGCCCCTACGGCCAGATCGGGAACTGCCTCTACGAACCCACAGGCATGGCGCAGATCTCCGTCGAAGCCGTGCGAGAAAGGATTACGAGGGCTCTGCGATGA
- a CDS encoding tetraacyldisaccharide 4'-kinase — protein sequence MRAQDVWYGSGLAARALRALLTPFSWLYAAGWKSYEAMYALGLKRAYRPSVVSLCVGNLTVGGSGKTPVTIHLVNALRRLGATVVVSCSGYRGASESGASLAPEGPLSAGQWGDEAALLRDLLPETPLIVGRDRVHSAQIAEREFPDAVLVLDDGFQHLRLQASKYLVLHDPAGKNSRCLPAGPFREPRSGLKRADLVLPGKFRVSEEPLRFVMGSTGTPLTPKSGQRVAVLCAIGSPERFVAALEAAGIEIAQKRLLPDHDPLDGGNLLRSFDPGLAIVVTAKDWVKLKSRPDVQQHQFWFAQQSVAIEPAGSFAEWLRSALASGI from the coding sequence ATGCGGGCGCAGGACGTTTGGTACGGTTCCGGCCTCGCAGCCCGTGCCTTGCGGGCCCTGCTGACCCCTTTCTCGTGGCTTTACGCCGCGGGCTGGAAGTCGTATGAGGCGATGTATGCCTTGGGGCTGAAGCGGGCCTACCGCCCTTCCGTAGTGAGCCTGTGCGTTGGCAACCTCACCGTCGGCGGCAGCGGCAAGACCCCAGTGACGATCCACTTAGTGAATGCTCTTCGGCGGCTCGGGGCGACTGTGGTGGTGTCTTGTTCGGGGTATCGCGGCGCGTCTGAATCGGGGGCATCGCTTGCGCCGGAGGGTCCCCTTTCTGCGGGGCAGTGGGGAGATGAAGCCGCTCTCCTGCGAGACCTGCTCCCGGAAACGCCCCTTATCGTGGGACGGGACAGGGTGCATTCCGCCCAGATCGCCGAGCGAGAGTTCCCCGATGCCGTGCTGGTCCTCGACGATGGGTTTCAGCACCTCCGACTGCAAGCGAGCAAGTATCTGGTCTTGCACGACCCTGCCGGAAAGAACTCAAGGTGCCTGCCCGCAGGCCCCTTCCGTGAGCCCCGCAGCGGACTGAAACGCGCGGACTTGGTCCTGCCGGGAAAGTTCCGGGTCTCCGAGGAGCCCCTTCGGTTCGTAATGGGTTCGACAGGGACTCCCCTCACGCCGAAAAGCGGCCAGAGGGTCGCCGTGCTTTGCGCGATCGGTTCCCCTGAGAGGTTCGTCGCGGCACTCGAGGCCGCGGGGATTGAGATCGCCCAGAAGCGGTTGCTGCCCGACCATGACCCCTTGGACGGAGGTAACCTCTTGCGGTCGTTCGACCCAGGATTGGCGATTGTCGTCACCGCCAAGGACTGGGTGAAACTCAAGTCAAGGCCCGATGTCCAACAGCACCAGTTCTGGTTCGCGCAGCAATCCGTCGCCATCGAGCCAGCAGGTTCGTTCGCCGAGTGGCTCCGGTCTGCCCTTGCGTCAGGCATTTAG
- a CDS encoding 3-phosphoserine/phosphohydroxythreonine transaminase produces the protein MSQPYNRVYNFSAGPCTLPVEVLEQVRDELLNWNGSGMSVMELSHRSKHFGSIIEEAEADFRSLLGIPESYHVLFLQGGASLQNTMIPMSLLPEGGSADYVVTGSWGQKSAEAARRVGQIQVLWDGKAHNYDRTPEPAALQTTPGAAYVHYTSNETIQGVQFFEDLAFSVPAVCDMSSDILSRPIDISRYNLIYAGAQKNMGPAGATVVVISQDLLDRCPKDHHPMLDYRLHTANASLYNTPPCFAIYVCGLVYKWVVRQGGVARMQEQAQAKSQLLYDAIDSSGGFYSGHSQKHCRSVMNVTFTLPNEELTNAFVKESEALGLDGLKGHRSIGGIRASIYNAFPKEGCEALADFMGAFARRNG, from the coding sequence ATGAGTCAGCCCTACAACCGGGTCTATAACTTCTCTGCCGGCCCCTGCACGCTGCCCGTCGAAGTCCTTGAGCAGGTTCGCGACGAGTTGCTCAACTGGAACGGCTCCGGAATGAGCGTCATGGAACTCAGCCACCGGAGCAAGCATTTCGGCAGCATCATCGAAGAGGCTGAGGCCGACTTCCGTTCTCTGCTGGGAATCCCTGAGTCGTACCACGTACTCTTCTTGCAGGGCGGCGCTTCGCTCCAAAACACGATGATCCCCATGAGCCTTCTCCCCGAAGGTGGGAGCGCGGACTACGTGGTAACCGGTTCGTGGGGTCAGAAGTCGGCGGAAGCGGCGCGCAGGGTGGGCCAGATTCAGGTTCTTTGGGACGGGAAAGCCCACAATTACGACCGCACGCCCGAGCCTGCAGCGCTCCAGACGACCCCAGGAGCGGCGTACGTCCACTACACCAGCAACGAGACCATCCAAGGCGTTCAGTTCTTCGAGGACCTCGCGTTCAGCGTGCCCGCAGTTTGCGATATGTCGTCGGACATCCTTTCTCGCCCGATCGACATCTCGCGCTATAACCTGATCTATGCCGGAGCGCAGAAGAACATGGGCCCGGCGGGAGCTACGGTCGTCGTGATCAGCCAAGACCTCCTCGACCGCTGCCCAAAGGACCATCACCCGATGCTGGATTACCGGCTCCACACGGCGAACGCCTCCCTCTATAACACACCGCCTTGCTTCGCGATCTACGTGTGCGGGCTGGTTTACAAATGGGTCGTGCGTCAGGGCGGCGTAGCAAGGATGCAAGAACAAGCACAAGCCAAATCCCAGCTTCTGTACGATGCGATCGACTCATCGGGAGGCTTTTATAGCGGTCATTCACAAAAGCACTGCCGGTCTGTAATGAATGTTACATTTACCCTGCCGAACGAAGAACTCACCAACGCGTTTGTGAAGGAGTCGGAAGCCTTGGGGCTGGACGGGCTCAAGGGTCACCGGTCGATCGGCGGAATCCGCGCCAGCATCTACAACGCCTTCCCCAAGGAAGGATGCGAAGCGCTTGCGGACTTCATGGGAGCCTTCGCTCGAAGAAACGGATAG
- a CDS encoding N-acetylglucosaminyl deacetylase, LmbE family, whose protein sequence is MIRPAFDPDPDQSWAFVFAHPDDELSIAAWIRRLTRAGARVDLIFTHGTPERFAEAGDCARLLGLDDAKLATLNFPDRYLAENLSLMRNALSEVLEELRPDRVVTCAFEQGHLDHDATHVAVVRSFSGPVFEVPLYHTYAQPVQVINEFSMPDRREVLELSEEETELKRRLLACYPSQHLRTLLVWYSLLQKLSPDRPPLAQREVMRPAKWTDFRHPSHPEPLAARVVRSSRWARWLAALERFEASEGLSG, encoded by the coding sequence ATGATCCGACCTGCGTTCGATCCAGACCCCGATCAAAGCTGGGCGTTTGTGTTCGCGCACCCCGACGACGAGCTTTCGATCGCGGCTTGGATTCGGCGGCTCACCCGGGCCGGGGCGCGCGTCGATCTGATCTTCACTCACGGAACGCCAGAGAGGTTTGCCGAGGCAGGTGACTGCGCTCGGCTCCTGGGCCTGGACGACGCAAAATTGGCCACTCTCAACTTCCCGGATCGGTACCTTGCCGAGAACCTGTCCCTCATGAGGAACGCCCTGAGCGAGGTCCTCGAAGAGTTGCGTCCCGACCGAGTGGTCACCTGCGCGTTCGAGCAGGGGCACCTCGACCATGACGCCACCCACGTCGCGGTCGTCCGGTCGTTTTCGGGACCGGTCTTTGAAGTACCTCTCTACCACACCTACGCTCAGCCAGTGCAGGTCATCAATGAGTTCAGCATGCCCGACCGGCGCGAGGTCTTGGAGTTGAGCGAGGAGGAGACCGAACTGAAGCGCCGTTTGCTGGCCTGCTACCCGAGCCAGCATCTTCGGACCCTGCTCGTTTGGTACTCGTTGCTTCAGAAACTCTCTCCGGACCGTCCTCCGCTGGCGCAAAGGGAGGTCATGAGGCCCGCGAAATGGACCGACTTCCGGCATCCTTCGCATCCCGAACCGCTCGCAGCCCGGGTCGTGCGATCGAGCCGATGGGCCCGCTGGCTGGCCGCGCTCGAACGGTTTGAGGCTTCTGAGGGACTCTCGGGGTAA
- a CDS encoding dehydrogenase, which translates to MHPDFLPTGKPVVGRRRGYGELPLDKRLGVGILGLHEGHTLLVALRASGLCRAVAGCDLAEEKRAAARLACPDLHVYERYEDMLADPEVRIVALYTPDPMHADHIAQAFIAGKHVICTKPLLTSLERADELLALAQDSGVRLQVGQSTRFFEPFQRQRELFESGVMGEVEALDAHYVHRMDWWYEKSPWTQGSTHWAFLGLSHPIDLARWYLGEIDEVHALGSISRLARTYGMPSPDILCVNLRAADCRVARVFGHYGVSEHPQGRSLIECWLMGSEGSSVARYPDLRLTYALERDGIEHEENYERAMSGYYFRHELKGMHYGEFCNYADYFASKLLSGEPNSPDLAEGIGTVAVLVAVVRSLESGQPVRVG; encoded by the coding sequence ATGCACCCAGATTTTCTCCCGACCGGAAAACCCGTCGTAGGCCGACGCCGGGGGTACGGAGAACTCCCGCTCGACAAGAGGCTGGGGGTGGGGATTCTCGGACTCCACGAAGGACACACGCTGCTCGTCGCCTTGCGCGCTTCCGGGCTTTGCCGGGCGGTCGCAGGGTGTGACCTTGCCGAAGAGAAGCGCGCGGCGGCACGACTCGCCTGCCCAGACCTGCACGTCTACGAGCGCTACGAGGACATGCTCGCCGACCCTGAGGTCAGGATCGTCGCCCTTTACACCCCCGATCCGATGCACGCGGACCACATCGCCCAGGCCTTCATCGCAGGCAAGCACGTGATTTGCACCAAACCGCTCCTCACGTCGCTCGAACGGGCCGATGAGTTGCTGGCGCTAGCCCAGGATTCGGGGGTTCGGCTGCAAGTCGGGCAGTCCACGAGGTTCTTTGAGCCGTTCCAGCGCCAACGAGAACTGTTCGAATCGGGTGTGATGGGCGAGGTCGAGGCCTTGGACGCCCACTACGTCCACCGGATGGACTGGTGGTACGAAAAGAGCCCCTGGACGCAAGGCTCGACGCACTGGGCCTTTCTCGGACTGAGCCACCCCATCGATTTGGCAAGGTGGTACTTGGGGGAGATCGACGAGGTTCATGCGCTCGGTTCCATATCGAGGTTGGCTCGGACCTACGGGATGCCCTCGCCGGATATTCTGTGCGTCAACCTTCGCGCCGCCGACTGCCGTGTCGCGCGGGTGTTCGGGCATTACGGAGTTTCGGAGCACCCCCAAGGGCGGTCGCTGATCGAGTGCTGGCTGATGGGCTCGGAAGGGTCGTCGGTGGCGAGGTATCCGGACTTGAGGCTCACCTACGCCCTCGAAAGGGATGGAATCGAGCACGAGGAAAACTACGAACGCGCGATGTCCGGCTACTACTTCCGGCACGAACTGAAGGGGATGCACTACGGCGAGTTCTGCAACTACGCGGACTATTTCGCCTCTAAGCTCCTGTCCGGCGAACCCAACAGCCCCGACCTCGCAGAAGGGATCGGCACGGTCGCGGTTCTCGTGGCTGTCGTGCGATCGCTCGAATCGGGCCAGCCGGTCCGAGTCGGCTAA
- a CDS encoding lysophospholipid acyltransferases: MRCRANLELAFPELDSARVERMAVRVFEHFGTISLRFAVGDMDLDRAASAEIDLAGTEHIVAAYEKGDGVLLMTAHFGEWELLPYVLSTLGIPCSAVTRRIDEPSLEREIQKRRESQGVEVFSRGNAAASMLRALRAGKVVVVLADQNSSESYLPFFGHPTGTVLGPAVLSLRTGSPMVPAFSAKDPNGRHSVWFQPPLQPCGDWEKESEGLMTAYNQAVEAAVRKYPDQYLWFHDRWRSARQAGLL, translated from the coding sequence GTGCGGTGCAGGGCCAACCTCGAACTCGCGTTCCCCGAACTCGACTCCGCCCGAGTCGAAAGGATGGCGGTTCGGGTGTTCGAGCACTTCGGAACGATTTCGCTCCGGTTTGCCGTCGGCGACATGGACCTGGACCGCGCGGCGTCCGCGGAGATCGACCTCGCCGGCACGGAACACATCGTGGCGGCCTACGAGAAGGGAGATGGGGTGCTCTTGATGACGGCTCACTTCGGCGAGTGGGAGCTGTTGCCCTACGTCCTCTCCACGTTGGGCATCCCTTGCTCGGCGGTCACGCGGAGGATCGACGAACCCTCGCTTGAACGGGAGATCCAAAAGCGGCGCGAATCGCAGGGCGTCGAGGTCTTTTCGAGGGGCAACGCAGCGGCGTCGATGCTGCGGGCCCTCCGAGCTGGAAAAGTCGTGGTCGTGCTCGCGGATCAGAATTCAAGCGAGTCCTACTTGCCGTTCTTCGGCCACCCTACCGGGACCGTACTTGGTCCTGCTGTCCTCAGCCTCAGAACCGGATCGCCGATGGTGCCCGCGTTCAGCGCCAAGGATCCGAACGGCAGGCATAGCGTCTGGTTTCAGCCGCCCTTGCAGCCTTGCGGGGATTGGGAAAAGGAATCCGAAGGTCTGATGACGGCCTACAATCAGGCCGTCGAAGCCGCAGTTCGCAAGTACCCAGATCAGTACCTATGGTTCCACGACCGATGGCGCTCGGCAAGGCAAGCAGGACTCCTATGA
- a CDS encoding tRNA (N(6)-L-threonylcarbamoyladenosine(37)-C(2))-methylthiotransferase MtaB: protein MGVPKAAFTTLGCKVNQYETQRIIESFAGAGFEIVPFDAVADVYVINSCSVTSVAEGKSRYTIRRAARTNPLAKVVVTGCAAQIALNKNEAIEGAHVVVPNPEKLDALKYLFEFAPDLERAARESGSAITPSATLGRTRATVKLQDGCNVHCAYCSIPFTRPGMVSREASQVLAEVRRLAELGYREVVLTGVLIGAYGPESGSGGPGFEDIVGSIAQVEGVERVRISSIEMHQVSDRLIDLMRAGKVVPHLHIPLQSGDDEVLADMNRRYRKSDYLALCDRLYREVADISLTTDIMVGFPTETPEAFASTAEVCERAAYLKAHVFRFSPRYGTPADQWGDPIDPAEKQDRSKVLMGIAARTSEAHKRRFLGRTMRVLIEGRSAGSGLLSGLTDNYLEVKLSGPKEWVGRCVDVRLDELSNGALLGERVTASRTSELLLSAAR from the coding sequence TTGGGAGTGCCGAAGGCAGCGTTTACCACCTTGGGCTGCAAGGTCAATCAGTACGAAACCCAGCGCATTATCGAGAGCTTTGCCGGAGCGGGATTCGAGATTGTGCCGTTCGATGCTGTCGCAGACGTTTATGTGATCAACTCGTGCAGCGTAACTTCCGTTGCCGAGGGCAAGAGCCGTTACACGATTCGAAGGGCCGCCCGGACGAACCCGCTGGCCAAGGTCGTCGTGACCGGATGCGCCGCGCAAATTGCTTTGAACAAGAACGAGGCGATCGAGGGCGCGCACGTCGTAGTTCCGAACCCTGAAAAGCTCGACGCGCTCAAATACCTCTTCGAGTTCGCTCCTGACCTCGAGCGCGCGGCCCGTGAGAGCGGTTCGGCGATCACGCCAAGCGCCACCCTGGGCCGGACCCGCGCGACGGTGAAGCTGCAAGACGGCTGCAACGTCCATTGCGCCTACTGCTCGATTCCCTTTACGCGGCCCGGAATGGTCTCGCGCGAGGCCAGTCAGGTCCTGGCGGAGGTTCGGAGGCTGGCGGAATTAGGATATCGCGAGGTGGTTCTCACCGGCGTTCTTATCGGCGCGTACGGGCCCGAAAGCGGTAGCGGGGGGCCGGGCTTCGAAGACATCGTCGGGAGCATCGCCCAAGTCGAAGGCGTCGAGCGGGTTCGAATCAGCAGCATCGAAATGCACCAAGTTTCGGACCGTCTGATCGACTTGATGCGGGCCGGCAAGGTCGTGCCGCACCTCCACATCCCGCTCCAGAGTGGCGACGACGAGGTGCTGGCTGACATGAACCGTCGCTATCGCAAGTCCGACTACTTGGCGCTTTGCGACCGCCTCTACCGGGAGGTCGCCGACATCTCGCTCACGACCGACATCATGGTGGGGTTTCCCACCGAGACTCCCGAAGCGTTCGCCTCGACCGCAGAAGTGTGCGAGCGGGCCGCTTACCTGAAGGCCCACGTGTTCCGGTTCAGCCCGAGATATGGGACTCCGGCGGACCAGTGGGGCGACCCCATCGACCCCGCCGAAAAGCAAGACCGAAGCAAGGTCTTGATGGGGATTGCGGCACGGACGAGCGAAGCTCACAAGCGGAGGTTTCTCGGGCGGACGATGCGAGTATTGATCGAGGGCCGGTCGGCGGGGTCGGGCCTGCTCTCCGGGCTCACGGACAATTACCTCGAAGTGAAGTTGAGCGGCCCGAAGGAATGGGTGGGAAGGTGCGTCGATGTCCGTCTCGACGAGTTGTCGAACGGAGCGCTTTTGGGCGAGCGCGTGACGGCCTCCCGCACCTCCGAGCTGCTGCTTTCTGCGGCTCGATAG
- a CDS encoding histidine triad nucleotide-binding protein, with translation MPTLFTRILQGEIPAKIVYQDEHCFAFEDINPQAPVHVLIVPREEIAGVAEAPDSGDHQFLLNAARKIAEQMGLDSGFRLVINQGMDAGQTVDHLHVHLLAGRPFSWPPG, from the coding sequence ATGCCCACGCTGTTTACGCGGATTTTGCAGGGGGAGATCCCGGCTAAGATCGTCTACCAGGACGAACACTGCTTTGCGTTCGAGGACATCAACCCTCAAGCGCCCGTTCACGTCTTGATCGTGCCGCGCGAGGAGATCGCGGGCGTTGCCGAGGCGCCCGATTCAGGCGATCATCAGTTCCTCCTGAACGCGGCAAGGAAGATCGCCGAGCAGATGGGATTGGACTCTGGATTTCGGCTTGTGATCAACCAAGGCATGGACGCAGGGCAAACGGTCGATCACCTGCACGTCCACCTGTTGGCGGGTAGGCCGTTTTCGTGGCCTCCAGGCTAA